TCGGACGGAACGACGAGCACCTTCGCGCGCTGGAGTCGCAGCTCGGGCTCCGCATCGTGGCCCGCGGGAGCGAGATCAGCCTGACGGGCCAGGAGCGCCAGGTCGAGAAGGGGGAGCGGCTCCTCACCCAGCTGCAGGAGCTCATCGCAGCCGGCGTGCCGATGCACTCCGTCGAGTTCCGGGCTGCGCTCCGTATCCTGGCCGACGACTCCGGGGCCGATCTCAAGTCGATCTTTCTCGATGCCATTCAGGTGCCGTCCCGGAAGAAGCAGGTCACGCCCAAGAGTCCGAACCAGAAGCGCTATCTGGACGCCATCCGGACTCACGATCTGGTCTTCGCGATCGGTCCCGCCGGCACTGGGAAGAGCTACCTCGCGGTGGCCATGGCGGTCTCCGCCCTCATGAAGCGCGAGGTGGCGCGGATCGTCCTCACCCGGCCCGCCGTCGAGGCGGGGGAGCGGCTCGGGTTCCTCCCGGGCGACCTGTACGAGAAGATCCACCCCTACCTCCGTCCGCTCTACGATGCGCTCTACGACATGATGGAGGCCGAGAAGGCCGCGACGCTGGTCGAGAAGGGCGCCATCGAGATCGCGCCCCTCGCCTACATGCGGGGCCGGACCCTGAACGATTCGTTCATCATCCTGGACGAGGCCCAGAACACGACGGCCGAGCAGATGAAGATGTTCCTCACGCGCCTGGGCTTCAACTCGAAAATGGTGGTCACCGGCGACATCACCCAAGTGGACCTGCCCACCGACCGGCCGTCGGGGCTCATCGAGAT
This Candidatus Rokuibacteriota bacterium DNA region includes the following protein-coding sequences:
- a CDS encoding PhoH family protein, producing the protein MVGTIVTRRLLLASDADLLPLLGRNDEHLRALESQLGLRIVARGSEISLTGQERQVEKGERLLTQLQELIAAGVPMHSVEFRAALRILADDSGADLKSIFLDAIQVPSRKKQVTPKSPNQKRYLDAIRTHDLVFAIGPAGTGKSYLAVAMAVSALMKREVARIVLTRPAVEAGERLGFLPGDLYEKIHPYLRPLYDALYDMMEAEKAATLVEKGAIEIAPLAYMRGRTLNDSFIILDEAQNTTAEQMKMFLTRLGFNSKMVVTGDITQVDLPTDRPSGLIEIQSILRGIEGIRFVYFTEKDVVRHELVSAIIKAYEERSTRSRGPGPSSSGS